One Roseomonas sp. OT10 DNA window includes the following coding sequences:
- a CDS encoding NADP-dependent malic enzyme → MDDVSRSKSQDTRTARVTAEEALALHAEGRPGKIEIRITKPLITARDLSLAYSPGVAEPCLHIHRDPSLAYDYTAKGNMVAVISNGTAVLGLGNLGALAGKPVMEGKAALFKRFADVDSIDLCLNTEDVDEFVNCVRYLGPSFGGINLEDIKAPECFVIEQRLRELMDIPVFHDDQHGTAIVAAAGLINACHLTGRELKTTKLVINGAGSAAIACAELVKAMGMRPENILMCDTKGVLYRGRTEGMNQWKSAYAVTTDRRTLSQAMEGADAFFGLSVKGAVTQDMVRAMADKPIIFAMANPDPEITPDEAKAARPDVIIATGRSDYPNQVNNVLGFPFIFRGALDVRASTINDSMKVAAAEALAALAREDVPEEVAGGNPLRYGPEYIIPNAFDPRLISRVSPAVAKAAMDSGVARKPLMDLARYTRELAGRLDAAAGALEMITERVKANPKRVVFAEGEEEKVIRAAIAFANAGYGTPVLVGREERITATVAALGIPLPDGIEIHNAALSDSNLRYAEYIYSRKQREGFLFRDCQRAVNQDRNAFAACMVALGDADAMVTGTTRSYSASLKGILLGIDKGQDSTGEEHVMFGLTLLLTRRAGSVLLADTAIHERPDAPTLAAIARQSAAQARRLGLEPRVAFLSFSNFGDPRGTIPGSIREAVKLLDETEVDFEYDGEMTADVALDPAMRTLYPFCRLTGPANVLVMPGLHAAHILAKAVPRLTSAATVGPVLQGLAKPAQVVPTAAGVNQILDMACLAAHAAITR, encoded by the coding sequence ATGGACGACGTTTCGCGCAGCAAGAGCCAGGACACGCGCACGGCGCGGGTGACCGCGGAGGAGGCGCTGGCGCTCCATGCCGAGGGGCGGCCGGGCAAGATCGAGATCCGCATCACCAAGCCGCTGATCACCGCGCGCGACCTGTCGCTGGCCTATTCGCCCGGCGTGGCCGAGCCCTGCCTGCACATCCACCGCGACCCGTCGCTCGCCTACGACTACACGGCCAAGGGCAACATGGTCGCGGTCATCTCCAACGGCACCGCCGTGCTGGGGCTGGGCAACCTCGGCGCGCTGGCCGGCAAGCCGGTGATGGAGGGCAAGGCGGCGCTGTTCAAGCGCTTCGCCGACGTCGACTCCATCGACCTGTGCCTCAACACGGAGGACGTGGACGAGTTCGTCAACTGCGTCCGCTACCTCGGCCCGTCCTTCGGCGGCATCAACCTCGAGGACATCAAGGCGCCGGAGTGCTTCGTCATCGAACAGCGCCTGCGCGAGCTGATGGACATCCCCGTCTTCCACGACGACCAGCACGGCACCGCCATCGTCGCCGCCGCCGGGCTGATCAACGCCTGCCACCTGACGGGGCGCGAGCTGAAGACCACGAAGCTCGTGATCAACGGCGCGGGCTCCGCCGCCATCGCCTGCGCCGAGCTGGTCAAGGCGATGGGCATGCGGCCCGAGAACATCCTGATGTGCGACACCAAGGGCGTGCTCTACCGCGGCCGCACCGAGGGCATGAACCAGTGGAAGTCGGCCTATGCGGTGACGACCGACCGCCGCACCCTGTCCCAGGCGATGGAGGGGGCGGACGCCTTCTTCGGCCTGTCCGTGAAGGGCGCGGTGACGCAGGACATGGTCCGCGCCATGGCGGACAAGCCGATCATCTTCGCCATGGCCAACCCCGATCCGGAGATCACCCCGGACGAGGCCAAGGCGGCGCGGCCGGACGTCATCATCGCCACCGGCCGTTCCGACTACCCGAACCAGGTGAACAACGTCCTGGGCTTCCCCTTCATCTTCCGCGGCGCGCTGGACGTGCGCGCCAGCACGATCAACGACAGCATGAAGGTCGCGGCGGCCGAGGCGCTGGCCGCGCTCGCGCGCGAGGACGTGCCGGAGGAGGTGGCCGGCGGCAACCCGCTGCGCTACGGCCCCGAATACATCATCCCCAACGCCTTCGACCCGCGGCTGATCTCGCGCGTCTCGCCCGCCGTCGCCAAGGCGGCGATGGATTCGGGCGTGGCGCGCAAGCCGCTGATGGACCTCGCCCGCTACACCCGCGAGCTGGCCGGGCGGCTGGACGCCGCCGCCGGCGCGCTGGAGATGATCACCGAGCGGGTGAAGGCCAATCCCAAGCGGGTCGTCTTCGCCGAGGGCGAGGAGGAGAAGGTGATCCGTGCGGCCATCGCCTTCGCCAATGCCGGCTATGGCACGCCCGTGCTGGTGGGGCGCGAGGAGCGCATCACCGCGACCGTCGCGGCGCTGGGCATCCCGCTGCCGGACGGCATCGAGATCCACAACGCCGCCCTGTCGGACAGCAACCTGCGCTACGCGGAGTACATCTACTCCCGCAAGCAGCGCGAGGGCTTCCTGTTCCGCGACTGCCAGCGCGCGGTGAACCAGGACCGCAACGCCTTCGCCGCCTGCATGGTGGCGCTGGGCGACGCGGACGCGATGGTGACGGGCACGACGCGCAGCTACTCCGCCTCGCTGAAGGGCATCCTGCTCGGCATCGACAAGGGCCAGGACAGCACGGGCGAGGAGCACGTGATGTTCGGCCTGACGCTGCTGCTCACCCGGCGCGCGGGCAGCGTGCTGCTGGCCGACACCGCGATTCACGAGCGGCCGGACGCCCCGACGCTGGCCGCCATCGCGCGCCAGTCCGCCGCCCAGGCGCGGCGCCTGGGGCTGGAGCCGCGGGTGGCCTTCCTCTCCTTCTCCAATTTCGGCGATCCGCGCGGCACCATCCCCGGCTCGATCCGCGAGGCGGTGAAGCTGCTGGACGAGACGGAGGTCGACTTCGAGTACGACGGCGAGATGACGGCCGATGTCGCGCTCGACCCGGCGATGCGCACCCTCTACCCCTTCTGCCGCCTGACCGGCCCCGCCAACGTGCTGGTGATGCCCGGCCTGCACGCCGCGCACATCCTGGCTAAGGCGGTGCCCCGCCTGACCAGCGCCGCCACCGTCGGCCCGGTGCTGCAGGGGCTGGCGAAGCCGGCCCAGGTGGTGCCGACGGCGGCGGGGGTGAACCAGATCCTCGACATGGCCTGCCTCGCCGCCCACGCCGCGATCACGCGCTGA
- a CDS encoding SAM-dependent methyltransferase codes for MWRWLTAGRAKARQAEFAAWNTKVLGSVLARQAYEQGFAAQGSRGPAAPVPLGLTGRLCRQADLEAPWLHHWCDRQAILPLYHRKVWEDCFVLQALWEAGMLAPGRRGLGFAVGAEPLPAVMAAAGVEVLATDLSPRDPRARAWIRAEQHGSSLDTLYRPHLVDRATFDARVRHRDLDMRHVPAELDGQFDFVWSVCSFEHLGSIEAGLEFVRRAMRCLRPGGVAVHTTEFNLDDSGPGLERGPTVLFRRRHLESLFDRLARDGHDPLPMDWEAGDGVLDRFVDLPPYPLQKGWPLAIAPDAPHLKLAVHGCVATSAGLILRAGTER; via the coding sequence TTGTGGCGTTGGCTGACGGCGGGACGGGCGAAGGCACGCCAGGCGGAGTTCGCGGCCTGGAACACCAAGGTGCTGGGCTCGGTCCTGGCGCGCCAGGCCTATGAGCAGGGCTTCGCCGCGCAGGGCTCCCGCGGCCCCGCCGCCCCCGTCCCGCTCGGCCTGACGGGCCGGCTCTGCCGCCAGGCCGACCTGGAAGCCCCCTGGCTGCACCACTGGTGCGACCGCCAGGCCATCCTGCCCCTCTACCACCGCAAGGTGTGGGAGGACTGCTTCGTCCTGCAAGCCTTGTGGGAGGCGGGGATGCTCGCCCCCGGCCGCCGCGGCCTGGGCTTCGCGGTCGGGGCGGAGCCCCTGCCCGCGGTGATGGCGGCCGCGGGGGTGGAGGTGCTGGCCACCGACCTCTCCCCCCGCGACCCGCGCGCCCGCGCCTGGATCCGGGCGGAGCAGCACGGCAGCAGCCTGGACACGCTCTACCGCCCGCACCTCGTGGACCGGGCGACCTTCGATGCCCGGGTCCGGCATCGCGACCTGGACATGCGCCACGTCCCGGCCGAGCTGGACGGGCAGTTCGACTTCGTCTGGTCCGTCTGCTCCTTCGAGCACCTGGGCAGCATCGAGGCCGGGCTGGAGTTCGTGCGCCGTGCCATGCGCTGCCTGCGCCCCGGTGGCGTCGCCGTGCACACCACCGAATTCAACCTGGACGATTCCGGCCCGGGGCTGGAACGCGGCCCCACCGTGCTGTTCCGCCGCCGCCACCTGGAGAGCCTGTTCGACCGCCTCGCCCGGGACGGCCACGACCCCCTGCCGATGGACTGGGAGGCCGGCGACGGGGTGCTGGACCGCTTCGTCGACCTGCCGCCCTACCCGCTCCAGAAGGGCTGGCCCCTGGCCATCGCCCCCGACGCGCCGCACCTGAAGCTGGCCGTCCACGGCTGCGTGGCCACCTCGGCCGGGCTGATCCTGCGCGCCGGGACGGAGAGGTAG
- a CDS encoding Bug family tripartite tricarboxylate transporter substrate binding protein yields MQPTNGETDMLGRRELGRMAAGTLGLAATLQAARPAALRAQGAGAGTGAFPTHPLRWVVGYPPGGASDVFARLIGAQMSGVLGQNVVVENRPGGGAVLASETVARAAPDGYTLLHVDNGILVYNPALYSRLPLDPDKDLAGVGFIGRFPLFLVVRPDDPARTFADYVAATRQRVPTYGSPAVASPHHLAMELLKRRAGGFEATHVPYRGAPAAMQDLLAGAVDSVMVDCATGIPFLRDGKARALLVMSEARSASARDVPTALELGHAGAVAYGWQGMSVPAGVPAPVVQQLNTALNRATASGELQARMQTLGIEPAPWTPAEFSAFVEKEIALWRPLIRELGIRLDS; encoded by the coding sequence ATGCAGCCGACGAACGGAGAGACGGACATGCTGGGACGACGCGAGCTCGGGCGGATGGCCGCCGGCACGCTGGGTCTGGCCGCCACCCTGCAGGCCGCCCGGCCTGCCGCCCTCAGGGCCCAGGGAGCGGGGGCCGGGACGGGCGCCTTCCCCACCCATCCGCTGCGCTGGGTGGTGGGCTACCCGCCCGGTGGCGCCTCGGACGTCTTCGCCCGGCTGATCGGGGCGCAGATGTCGGGCGTGCTGGGCCAGAACGTGGTGGTGGAGAACCGCCCCGGCGGCGGCGCCGTGCTGGCCAGCGAGACGGTCGCCCGCGCGGCGCCCGACGGCTACACCCTGCTGCACGTCGACAACGGTATCCTGGTCTACAACCCGGCCCTCTACAGCCGGCTGCCGCTCGATCCCGACAAGGACCTCGCGGGCGTCGGCTTCATCGGGCGCTTCCCGCTGTTCCTGGTGGTGCGCCCGGACGACCCGGCCAGGACCTTCGCCGACTACGTCGCCGCGACGCGGCAGCGGGTGCCCACCTATGGCAGCCCGGCCGTCGCCTCTCCCCACCATCTGGCGATGGAACTGCTGAAGCGCCGCGCCGGCGGCTTCGAGGCCACCCACGTGCCCTATCGCGGCGCCCCGGCGGCGATGCAGGACCTGCTGGCCGGCGCGGTGGACAGCGTGATGGTGGACTGCGCCACGGGCATCCCCTTCCTGCGCGACGGCAAGGCGCGCGCCCTGCTGGTGATGAGCGAGGCGCGCAGCGCCTCCGCCCGCGACGTGCCGACCGCGCTGGAGCTGGGCCATGCCGGCGCCGTGGCCTATGGCTGGCAGGGCATGTCCGTCCCGGCCGGGGTGCCGGCACCGGTGGTGCAGCAGTTGAACACGGCGCTCAACCGGGCCACCGCCTCCGGCGAGCTGCAGGCGCGGATGCAGACCCTGGGCATCGAGCCCGCGCCATGGACGCCCGCCGAGTTCTCCGCCTTCGTGGAGAAGGAGATCGCGCTGTGGCGCCCGCTGATCCGGGAGCTGGGCATCCGGCTCGACAGTTGA
- a CDS encoding nucleoside 2-deoxyribosyltransferase, translated as MRIYLAGPEVFLPDAEALATAKKAICARHGAEGVFPLDPVDCPRADAAGERYLEIYLRNEAHIRGCDALIANLTPFRGPSADAGTIYELGFMRALGRPVAGYANADGVFRDRTLAFLDGRARRRADGSWEDEEGLHLEDFGLHDNLMIDGGIRAAEGPLVIRAIPPEARWHDLSGFEAALQALVGR; from the coding sequence ATGAGAATCTACCTCGCTGGACCGGAAGTCTTCCTCCCGGATGCCGAGGCGCTGGCCACGGCGAAGAAGGCCATCTGCGCCCGGCACGGGGCGGAAGGGGTGTTCCCGCTGGACCCGGTGGACTGCCCACGGGCCGACGCGGCCGGCGAGCGCTACCTGGAGATCTACCTCCGCAACGAGGCGCATATCCGCGGCTGCGACGCGCTGATTGCCAACCTCACCCCCTTCCGCGGCCCCTCCGCCGATGCCGGCACCATCTATGAGCTGGGCTTCATGCGCGCCCTGGGCCGGCCGGTGGCGGGCTATGCCAATGCCGACGGCGTCTTCCGCGACCGCACCCTGGCCTTCCTGGATGGCCGCGCCCGCCGCCGCGCGGATGGCTCCTGGGAGGATGAGGAAGGGCTGCACCTCGAGGATTTCGGGCTGCACGACAACCTGATGATCGATGGCGGCATCCGTGCCGCAGAGGGCCCGCTGGTGATCCGCGCCATCCCGCCCGAGGCGCGCTGGCACGACCTCTCCGGCTTCGAGGCGGCGCTGCAGGCCCTGGTGGGGCGCTGA
- a CDS encoding alpha/beta hydrolase, which produces MRAATELSFLHRFEPATAPDLPPLLLLHGTGGNEDDLLPLGRLVAPGAALLSPRGKVSENGMPRFFRRLAEGVFDEADLRRRTDELAEFVRDARAAYGIGAPVALGFSNGANIAAAMLLQRPGLLRGAALLRAMPPFRQPPEADLGGTPVLLLSGTADPIVPAASSAALAALLDRDGAAVTHHALPVGHGLSQMDVSLTRDWLRSLAGQERLGAPGGPAGRRAP; this is translated from the coding sequence ATGCGCGCCGCCACCGAACTGAGCTTCCTGCACCGCTTCGAGCCCGCCACCGCGCCGGACCTGCCGCCGCTCCTCCTCCTGCATGGCACGGGCGGCAACGAGGACGACCTGCTGCCGCTGGGCCGCCTGGTCGCGCCCGGGGCGGCGCTGCTCTCGCCGCGCGGCAAGGTGTCGGAGAACGGCATGCCCCGCTTCTTCCGCCGCCTGGCCGAGGGCGTGTTCGACGAGGCCGACCTGCGCCGCCGCACGGACGAGCTGGCCGAGTTCGTCCGCGACGCCCGCGCCGCCTACGGCATCGGCGCCCCGGTCGCGCTGGGCTTCTCCAACGGCGCCAACATCGCGGCCGCGATGCTGCTGCAGCGCCCCGGCCTGCTGCGCGGCGCCGCGCTCCTGCGCGCCATGCCGCCCTTCCGCCAGCCGCCCGAGGCCGATCTGGGCGGCACGCCCGTGCTGCTGCTCTCAGGCACGGCTGATCCGATCGTGCCCGCCGCCAGCAGCGCCGCCCTCGCCGCGCTGCTGGACCGCGACGGCGCGGCGGTGACGCATCATGCCCTGCCGGTGGGCCATGGCCTGTCGCAGATGGACGTGTCGCTGACCAGGGACTGGCTGCGGAGCTTGGCCGGACAGGAACGCCTCGGCGCACCCGGAGGCCCCGCCGGGCGGCGCGCCCCCTGA
- a CDS encoding ring-cleaving dioxygenase has protein sequence MARNGIHHVTAIAGNAKRNLDFYTRALGLRLVKKTVNFDDPGAYHLYYGDAAGSPGTILTFFPWEHAAPGRLGIGETQETAFRIPQAATGYWLHRLMEKGVEVERATRFGETVLAFRDPDGLRLALVALPGLEAEAGWDNRDIPAEHAIRGFHGVTLMLEDGARTGAILTDVFGFAELAREGDTARYAAEGTAIGGIVDLRSVGGFLPGRMGRGSVHHVAFRAADDAAEMEMARRLGANHGLRPTEQRDRHYFRSVYFREPGGVLFEIATDIPGFAVDEAEASLGTALKLPDFLEPHRRTIEAALPELA, from the coding sequence ATGGCCCGCAACGGCATCCACCACGTCACCGCCATCGCCGGAAACGCGAAGCGCAACCTGGATTTCTACACTCGCGCCCTCGGGCTGCGGCTGGTGAAGAAGACGGTGAACTTCGATGATCCCGGCGCCTACCACCTCTACTACGGCGACGCGGCCGGCAGCCCCGGGACGATCCTCACCTTCTTCCCCTGGGAGCACGCCGCCCCCGGCCGCCTCGGCATCGGCGAGACGCAGGAGACGGCGTTCCGCATCCCGCAGGCCGCCACCGGCTACTGGCTGCACCGCCTGATGGAGAAGGGCGTGGAGGTCGAGCGCGCCACCCGCTTCGGCGAGACCGTGCTGGCCTTCCGCGACCCGGACGGCCTGCGCCTCGCCCTCGTCGCCCTGCCGGGCCTCGAGGCGGAGGCCGGGTGGGACAACAGGGACATCCCGGCGGAGCACGCGATCCGGGGCTTCCACGGCGTCACGCTGATGCTGGAGGACGGCGCGCGGACCGGCGCCATCCTGACGGACGTCTTCGGCTTCGCCGAGCTGGCGCGGGAGGGCGACACGGCGCGCTACGCGGCCGAGGGCACGGCCATCGGCGGGATCGTGGACCTGCGCTCGGTGGGCGGCTTCCTGCCCGGCCGGATGGGCCGCGGCAGCGTGCACCACGTCGCCTTCCGCGCCGCCGACGACGCGGCGGAGATGGAGATGGCACGCCGGCTGGGCGCGAACCATGGCCTGCGGCCCACGGAGCAGAGGGACCGGCACTACTTCCGCTCCGTCTACTTCCGCGAGCCGGGCGGCGTGCTGTTCGAGATCGCCACCGACATCCCCGGCTTCGCCGTGGACGAGGCGGAGGCGTCGCTCGGCACGGCGCTGAAGCTGCCGGACTTCCTCGAGCCGCACCGCCGCACCATCGAGGCGGCACTGCCCGAGCTGGCCTGA
- a CDS encoding DUF1127 domain-containing protein, producing the protein MSAHTSPVALVYGAGAPASRGQRAMGWMHAVFRVFQAIESRRLLAEMDDRMLSDIGISRSEADHEANRAPWDLAAPSRRG; encoded by the coding sequence ATGTCCGCCCACACCTCCCCTGTCGCCCTCGTCTACGGTGCCGGCGCGCCGGCGAGCCGCGGCCAGCGGGCGATGGGCTGGATGCACGCCGTCTTCCGTGTCTTCCAGGCCATCGAAAGCCGCCGCCTCCTCGCCGAGATGGACGACCGCATGCTGTCCGATATCGGCATCAGCCGGAGCGAGGCCGATCACGAGGCCAACCGCGCCCCCTGGGACCTCGCCGCGCCCAGCCGGCGCGGCTGA
- a CDS encoding LysR substrate-binding domain-containing protein codes for MQALPPGLDPDLLRSFVLVAEGGSVTRAAQSVGRTQSAVSMQMRRLEEVLGQPLLVRGARGLSPTTHGEWLLDRARRMLEMNDEIISGFRTPELVGRVRLGSPDDYALIWLPEILARFAQAHPAVEIEVVCLPSTALLHAYDEGELDITIFSLGNERPGTQAERLWRGPLRWIGAVEHPVHLRRPLPVALCSGPCPWSRAAEEALVRSGLPWRVAYSSASQTGTHAIALAGLAVTMGLSGSLPPGLRVLGEEDGLPRLPDFQIALRVRPNVPLAARLGRHITEGFRAEMETTAAVA; via the coding sequence ATGCAAGCCCTTCCCCCGGGTCTCGACCCCGACCTGCTGCGCTCCTTCGTGCTGGTGGCCGAGGGCGGCAGCGTCACCCGCGCGGCGCAGTCGGTGGGCCGGACGCAATCGGCCGTCTCCATGCAGATGCGCCGGCTGGAGGAGGTGCTGGGCCAGCCGCTGCTTGTCCGCGGGGCGCGCGGGCTGAGCCCGACGACGCATGGCGAGTGGCTGCTCGACCGGGCCCGGCGGATGCTGGAGATGAACGACGAGATCATCTCGGGCTTCCGCACGCCGGAGCTGGTGGGGCGGGTGCGGCTGGGTTCGCCGGACGATTACGCGTTGATCTGGCTGCCGGAGATCCTGGCGCGCTTCGCCCAGGCACATCCGGCGGTGGAGATCGAGGTCGTCTGCCTGCCCAGCACCGCCCTGTTGCACGCCTATGACGAGGGCGAGCTGGACATCACCATCTTCTCCCTGGGCAACGAGCGGCCGGGGACGCAGGCGGAGCGGTTGTGGCGCGGGCCGCTGCGCTGGATCGGGGCGGTCGAGCACCCGGTCCACCTGCGCCGGCCGCTGCCGGTGGCGCTGTGCAGCGGCCCCTGCCCCTGGAGCCGGGCGGCGGAGGAGGCGCTGGTCCGCTCCGGCCTGCCCTGGCGGGTCGCCTACAGCTCCGCCTCGCAGACGGGGACACATGCCATCGCGCTGGCGGGGCTGGCGGTGACGATGGGCCTGTCCGGCAGCCTGCCGCCCGGGCTGCGCGTGCTGGGGGAGGAGGACGGGCTGCCGCGCCTGCCGGACTTCCAGATCGCGCTGCGGGTGCGGCCCAACGTGCCGCTGGCCGCGCGCCTGGGGCGGCACATCACCGAGGGCTTCCGGGCGGAGATGGAGACCACCGCC